From the Perca flavescens isolate YP-PL-M2 chromosome 21, PFLA_1.0, whole genome shotgun sequence genome, one window contains:
- the timm23a gene encoding mitochondrial import inner membrane translocase subunit Tim23, which yields MDNSQGSGGVKGGIGGLFGGGAPEYSNTELAGVPLTGMSPLSPYLNVDPRYLIQDTDEFILPTGAEKTRGRFELAFFTIGGSCMTGAALGAVNGLRLSLKETRDMGWSKPRNVQILNMVTRQGASWANSLGSVALLYSVFGVAIEKARGAEDDINTMAAGTLTGMLFKSASGLKGVARGGLAGLALSGAYALYNNWDHLTGSSSSSRLY from the exons ATGGACAACTCGCAAGGATCGGGAGGAGTGAAAGGAGGTATCGGGGGTCTCTTTGGAGGCGGTGCACCTGAATACTCCAACACAGAGCTCGCCGGTGTTCCCT TGACTGGAATGAGTCCTCTGTCCCCTTACCTCAATGTCGACCCTCGTTACCTGATTCAG GACACAGACGAGTTCATTCTACCCACAGGTGCCGAGAAAACAAGAGGGAGATTTGAACTGGCTTTCTTTACTATTGGAGGATCCTGCATGACTG GAGCAGCACTTGGAGCTGTAAATGGTCTCAGGTTGAGCCTGAAGGAGACTAGAGACATGGGATGGTCCAAACCTCGTAATGTGCA GATTCTCAACATGGTGACCAGACAGGGTGCTTCATGGGCTAACTCTTTAGGCTCAGTAG CCTTGTTATATAGTGTTTTTGGTGTAGCAATAGAGAAGGCCAGAGGAGCAGAAGATGACATCAACACAATGGCTGCTGGGACGCTAACGGGGATGCTTTTCAAATCAGCCA gtggCCTAAAGGGTGTGGCCCGAGGAGGTCTGGCTGGTTTAGCCTTGTCTGGTGCCTACGCTCTTTACAACAACTGGGACCACCTCACCggctcctcatcctcctccagaCTATACTaa
- the zgc:112285 gene encoding elastase-1 — MAVPGPPLLLFLSLLLPLLLSKASLPADAYTLTPGRQPQHKLLHLDWPKDCGMAHFKPNMAERIVSGNEARPHSWPWQVSLQVRPRGSKHYIHVCGGTLIHKNWVLTAAHCFQKGKAEDAGSWRIVLGKHQLKRSETAERIFPVKRIYRHENFRYPTHSELDYDIALVKAATDIVPSNFIRYACLPSKQTSLNPGHYCWVTGWGDTRGGKENVSLAEALNQARLPIIDFKTCRQKKFWGDRVRDSMICAGFRDTEGPPAACQGDSGGPLLCQQGQDRWEVHGVVSFGPIGCTVENKPSVFTRTAAYIHWIEATRVRDFFLH; from the exons ATGGCTGTACCAGGacctcctctgctcctctttctgtccctgctgctgccgctgctgttGAGCAAGGCATCTCTGCCAGCAGATGCATACACACTCACCCCTGGACGACAGCCACAGCACAAGCTCCTCCACCTGG ACTGGCCTAAGGATTGTGGTATGGCTCACTTTAAGCCCAACATGGCTGAGAGGATTGTCTCTGGTAACGAGGCCAGACCTCACTCTTGGCCCTGGCAGGTCTCTCTGCAG GTTCGTCCCAGGGGAAGTAAACATTACATTCATGTCTGTGGAGGAACTCTCATCCACAAGAACTGGGTCCTTACTGCTGCTCACTGCTTCCAAAA GGGTAAAGCTGAGGATGCTGGGAGCTGGAGGATCGTCCTGGGGAAGCACCAGCTGAAGCGCTCAGAGACGGCAGAGAGAATTTTCCCCGTGAAGAGAATCTACCGGCACGAGAACTTCCGTTACCCGACTCACAGCGAGCTGGACTACGACATCGCCCTGGTGAAGGCTGCCACGGATATCGTCCCATCAAACTTCATCCGCTACGCCTGCCTGCCAAGCAAGCAGACCAGCCTCAATCCGGGACACTACTGCTGGGTCACAGGCTGGGGAGACACCCGGG GTGGGAAGGAGAATGTGTCTCTGGCAGAAGCCCTGAATCAAGCCCGCCTGCCCATCATTGACTTCAAGACCTGCCGGCAGAAGAAATTCTGGGGCGATCGTGTGCGAGACTCCATGATCTGTGCCGGGTTCAGGGACACTGAGGGCCCACCTGCTGCATGCCAG GGTGACTCTGGTGGTCCTCTGCTGTGCCAGCAGGGGCAGGATCGCTGGGAGGTGCACGGCGTCGTGAGCTTCGGCCCGATTGGCTGCACCGTGGAGAATAAACCCAGCGTTTTCACCCGCACCGCAGCCTACATCCACTGGATCGAGGCAACACGCGTCAGGGACTTCTTCCTGCACTGA